One genomic region from Patescibacteria group bacterium encodes:
- the tsaE gene encoding tRNA (adenosine(37)-N6)-threonylcarbamoyltransferase complex ATPase subunit type 1 TsaE, with product MVKKYITKSERETIVLGKKIAAGLRGGEVLGLTGDLGSGKTVFTKGLAKGLGIKKNITSPTFVLMKVYKIQNSTFVPSSGRGKFKIQNFVHVDAYRLNNERDLLDIGLGEYLGDKNSVVVIEWADKVKKIFKGGRHLQIKIKSGKTNKREIIIWKKKK from the coding sequence ATGGTGAAAAAATATATTACTAAAAGCGAGAGAGAAACAATCGTCTTGGGGAAGAAAATCGCCGCCGGCCTTAGGGGCGGGGAAGTTTTAGGTTTGACAGGAGATTTGGGCAGCGGGAAGACGGTTTTTACCAAAGGATTGGCCAAGGGTCTTGGCATTAAAAAAAATATCACCAGCCCGACTTTTGTTTTAATGAAGGTCTATAAAATTCAAAATTCAACCTTCGTCCCGAGCTCAGGTCGAGGGAAATTCAAAATTCAAAATTTCGTACACGTTGACGCTTATCGCCTAAATAACGAGCGGGATTTACTGGACATCGGCCTCGGCGAATATCTGGGAGATAAGAATTCGGTGGTGGTAATTGAATGGGCGGATAAAGTAAAAAAGATATTTAAGGGCGGGCGACACTTGCAAATTAAGATAAAATCGGGTAAGACTAATAAAAGAGAAATAATTATATGGAAAAAGAAAAAATAA
- the tsaD gene encoding tRNA (adenosine(37)-N6)-threonylcarbamoyltransferase complex transferase subunit TsaD, whose translation MRILGIETSCDETAVALLDFRGSGFKIVKNLVSSQVKIHARYGGIVPEIAAREHVKTIIYLLKEAKISSEIIDVIAVTRGPGLITSLLVGVETAKTLSYAWGKPLVGVNHLEAHIFSAWLRKNKLLKIKFPALVLVVSGGHTLLALMTDYGRYKVIGETLDDAVGEAFDKVAKMLDIGYPGGPIISKLAGKGDPTAIKLPRAMMKSNNFDFSFSGLKTAVLYKVQGLKLKERLLFDMCASFEQAVVDVLVYKTLAAAKKFGVKTVILGGGVSANKKLREELTRGVKKELFATEFLLPPIEYAGDNAAMAAVAGYFNLQKIRNKKNLLGNWRDLEVDPNLEL comes from the coding sequence ATGAGGATTTTAGGAATTGAAACTTCTTGTGATGAAACAGCCGTTGCTCTTCTGGATTTCAGGGGCAGTGGTTTTAAAATTGTTAAAAATTTAGTTTCTTCGCAGGTCAAAATACATGCCCGATATGGGGGAATCGTGCCGGAAATTGCCGCGCGGGAACACGTAAAAACTATAATTTACCTCTTAAAAGAGGCTAAAATTTCTAGCGAAATAATTGACGTTATTGCGGTAACGCGCGGGCCTGGGCTTATTACTTCACTTTTAGTCGGAGTAGAAACGGCCAAGACCTTAAGTTATGCGTGGGGCAAGCCGCTGGTGGGCGTTAATCATTTGGAAGCGCATATTTTCTCCGCTTGGCTTCGTAAAAACAAACTTCTGAAGATTAAATTTCCGGCCTTAGTGCTCGTGGTTTCCGGCGGACATACGCTCCTCGCGCTGATGACTGATTATGGGCGCTACAAAGTTATCGGAGAAACCTTAGACGATGCCGTCGGCGAGGCCTTTGATAAAGTTGCCAAGATGTTGGATATCGGTTACCCCGGCGGACCCATAATTTCTAAATTGGCTGGCAAGGGTGACCCGACGGCGATTAAGTTACCGCGGGCCATGATGAAGAGTAATAATTTTGATTTTTCTTTTTCAGGATTGAAAACCGCGGTTTTATACAAAGTCCAGGGATTAAAATTAAAAGAAAGATTGTTATTTGACATGTGCGCTTCTTTTGAACAGGCTGTCGTTGACGTTTTAGTTTATAAAACCCTTGCCGCCGCTAAAAAATTTGGAGTTAAGACGGTAATTTTGGGCGGCGGGGTTTCAGCCAATAAAAAATTAAGGGAAGAATTAACTCGCGGAGTTAAGAAAGAACTCTTCGCCACGGAATTTTTATTGCCCCCGATTGAATATGCGGGAGACAACGCGGCAATGGCGGCAGTGGCCGGATATTTTAATCTCCAAAAAATTAGAAACAAAAAAAATCTTTTGGGAAATTGGAGAGATTTGGAAGTTGACCCTAATTTGGAATTATAG
- a CDS encoding Hsp20/alpha crystallin family protein, producing the protein MQNKKSFLNKIISLDGGEEFANPFLNLENENPKTQETAESDWGEFVEGEGQLAVDVYETEEALTVKSTIAGAKPEDIEISVNNDMLTIRGKREAEERVEKENYFYQECYWGNFSRSIILPKPIDINKITAQFKNGVLTIILPKIKTAETKITVKEIEE; encoded by the coding sequence ATGCAAAATAAAAAAAGTTTTTTAAATAAAATAATCAGCTTAGATGGCGGCGAAGAGTTTGCTAATCCTTTTTTAAATTTGGAAAACGAGAATCCTAAAACTCAAGAAACAGCTGAATCGGATTGGGGGGAATTTGTGGAGGGGGAAGGGCAATTGGCCGTTGATGTTTATGAAACCGAGGAGGCCCTAACAGTTAAATCCACTATTGCCGGCGCTAAGCCGGAAGATATTGAGATTTCCGTAAATAATGACATGCTCACCATCCGCGGAAAACGAGAAGCGGAAGAACGGGTGGAAAAAGAAAATTATTTTTACCAAGAATGCTACTGGGGAAATTTCTCCCGCTCCATAATTCTTCCTAAACCCATAGACATAAATAAGATAACCGCTCAATTCAAAAATGGGGTGCTGACAATCATTTTGCCTAAAATAAAAACGGCCGAAACCAAAATCACCGTTAAAGAAATTGAGGAATAA
- a CDS encoding VanW family protein has translation MNCCKAMIKSEFLSNKLLKRWLGFLAAFFLIIVFIGGTVFVYNHAYAEEFFPRICVGNYDLSGKTKEEAEEILKSRAELISNQQLIFKIEGQTFSVSLKELSPETPLIKFNISETIERAYNIGHNKDLLTDIPEQLNALIIGQNFKVDFVLEEKLLLEKIKEKLSPLEKPTQNSNFIAEKGVVIGVTEAQAGKILNYDGIIEIIKENVENFSTIPAIEMVCVEALPQIIPTEAEKYLTSANELLALAPLKISLENKQWPVDKITLADWLMLKTGLNGEMIIGLNFPKATAFLKTIAEEINRPSADAIFIYEDNQVKKFVPGVDGAELDYQNTLSKIEGEFIKNKNTEITAVIKTTPPKITLEEINPFGIKELVGYGESDFKGSPKNRVHNIYNGAAKLQGVLIAPNEEFSLVKTLGEVEASTGYLPELVIKGDRTIPEYGGGLCQIGTTTFRVALGAGLPITERKNHSYRVSYYEPAGLDATIYNPKPDMKFINDTGNYLIFNTLIEDTKVRFELWGQPDGRTHNYTTPVISKITSPGPTKYIETEELKPGEEKCVERAHNGADTYFDYTVIYPDGRTVKERFASHYVAWPKVCLIGKESAVETDTAETNTETTPTTTETTPAQ, from the coding sequence ATGAACTGCTGCAAAGCCATGATTAAATCAGAATTTTTATCAAATAAATTACTAAAAAGGTGGCTGGGTTTTTTAGCCGCCTTTTTTTTAATTATTGTTTTTATCGGCGGGACAGTATTTGTTTACAACCACGCCTATGCTGAAGAATTTTTTCCCAGAATCTGCGTGGGGAACTACGACTTAAGCGGGAAGACCAAAGAAGAGGCTGAGGAAATACTCAAATCCCGGGCGGAGTTAATAAGCAATCAGCAGTTAATTTTTAAGATTGAGGGGCAAACCTTCTCCGTTTCTCTAAAAGAATTGTCGCCGGAAACTCCTCTTATTAAATTTAATATCTCCGAAACCATTGAACGGGCCTATAATATCGGACATAATAAAGATTTACTGACGGATATTCCGGAACAACTCAACGCTCTAATTATCGGGCAAAATTTCAAGGTTGATTTTGTTCTGGAAGAAAAATTGCTTCTGGAAAAAATAAAAGAAAAATTATCTCCCCTGGAAAAACCAACTCAAAATTCTAATTTTATCGCGGAAAAGGGGGTCGTCATTGGCGTCACTGAAGCGCAAGCGGGAAAAATTTTAAATTACGACGGAATTATAGAAATAATCAAAGAAAATGTAGAAAATTTTTCAACCATACCGGCTATAGAAATGGTCTGTGTTGAAGCCCTGCCGCAAATTATACCCACTGAAGCTGAAAAATATCTAACAAGCGCCAACGAACTTTTGGCTTTAGCTCCTCTTAAAATCTCCCTGGAAAACAAACAATGGCCGGTTGACAAAATCACTTTGGCAGATTGGTTAATGCTAAAAACCGGATTAAACGGAGAAATGATTATCGGGCTAAATTTCCCGAAGGCGACGGCATTTCTGAAAACTATTGCCGAAGAGATTAACAGACCGTCGGCTGATGCCATTTTTATTTACGAAGACAATCAAGTAAAAAAATTTGTCCCAGGGGTGGACGGCGCGGAGCTAGATTATCAAAACACTCTTTCAAAAATTGAGGGGGAATTCATTAAAAATAAAAATACTGAGATAACCGCGGTCATAAAAACGACGCCGCCAAAAATCACCCTTGAAGAAATAAATCCCTTCGGCATCAAAGAACTTGTGGGTTATGGGGAGTCGGATTTTAAGGGCAGTCCTAAAAACCGCGTGCATAACATTTATAATGGTGCCGCTAAACTGCAAGGGGTGCTTATTGCTCCGAACGAAGAATTTTCTTTGGTTAAAACTTTGGGGGAAGTTGAAGCCAGCACCGGTTATCTGCCGGAATTAGTTATTAAAGGTGACCGCACTATTCCGGAATACGGCGGGGGTTTGTGCCAAATCGGCACAACCACTTTTCGCGTCGCCCTCGGCGCCGGCCTACCGATTACCGAAAGAAAAAACCATTCCTATCGCGTCTCTTATTATGAACCAGCCGGCTTGGATGCCACTATTTATAATCCTAAACCAGATATGAAATTTATTAACGATACCGGCAACTATTTAATTTTTAATACTCTTATAGAGGACACCAAAGTGAGATTTGAACTTTGGGGTCAACCAGATGGGCGCACTCATAATTATACTACTCCGGTAATCTCTAAAATAACTTCTCCCGGGCCGACTAAATATATAGAAACCGAAGAATTAAAACCGGGCGAAGAAAAATGCGTGGAACGGGCCCATAATGGCGCTGACACTTATTTTGATTATACTGTTATCTACCCTGACGGCCGGACAGTTAAAGAAAGATTTGCTAGTCATTATGTTGCCTGGCCCAAAGTTTGCCTCATAGGAAAAGAATCGGCCGTGGAAACTGACACTGCCGAAACTAATACCGAGACAACTCCGACAACTACGGAAACAACTCCTGCGCAATAA
- the clpP gene encoding ATP-dependent Clp endopeptidase proteolytic subunit ClpP: protein MDKKYEPKSTFLIPTVIEKSNIGERAYDIYSRLLKERIIFLGDPIDDHIANIIIAQMLFLASEDKSKDIKLYINSPGGSVTSGMAIYDTMQFIEPDVSTICIGMAASMGAVLLAAGTKGKRFCLPNAEVMIHQVMGGAEGQATDIKIRAEHILKIRDRLNQILAKHTNQPIGKIEKDTDRDYFMSADEAKSYGIVDKIIK, encoded by the coding sequence ATGGATAAAAAATACGAGCCAAAATCAACTTTCCTTATTCCCACGGTGATAGAAAAATCCAATATCGGCGAGCGGGCCTATGATATTTATTCCCGCCTGCTTAAAGAAAGAATTATTTTTTTGGGCGATCCGATTGACGACCATATCGCCAATATAATCATCGCTCAAATGCTTTTTTTGGCCAGCGAAGACAAAAGCAAGGATATTAAACTCTATATTAACAGCCCGGGCGGGTCGGTAACTTCCGGTATGGCGATTTACGATACCATGCAATTTATTGAGCCGGATGTCAGCACTATTTGTATCGGCATGGCCGCTTCCATGGGCGCGGTGCTTTTAGCCGCCGGTACTAAGGGCAAAAGATTTTGCCTGCCGAATGCCGAGGTAATGATTCATCAGGTGATGGGCGGCGCCGAAGGGCAAGCTACGGATATTAAGATTCGCGCCGAGCATATTTTAAAAATCCGTGACCGATTGAATCAGATTTTAGCCAAACACACTAATCAACCGATCGGGAAAATTGAAAAGGATACTGACCGTGACTATTTTATGTCCGCGGACGAGGCCAAGAGTTACGGGATAGTGGATAAAATAATAAAATAA
- a CDS encoding bifunctional oligoribonuclease/PAP phosphatase NrnA has product MNYETLQGKFFNLINAASRILVVSHQRPDGDTLGANFALCLFLESLNKVFSSFCLHPLPAQFNFLPFSHKLKNDIEIFAGGADLIIILDSGDLRYAGIEEQIKNLKTKAVIVNIDHHPTNENFGDLNIVNPGASSTTEILFYLFEVGRIPISRPMATCLLTGILTDTSNFSNPATTADSLNVAAKLLSSGVILGEILPHILKNKSVAGLKVWGEVLSRLKITANGLAVTFVTRRDIEENSIDEEAVSGISNFLNNLSGVKAAMFIKEELGGQLRINLRTSHDDVDVSRLAKFFGGGGHKKAAGFAIKGSLKEKDDGEWEIV; this is encoded by the coding sequence ATGAATTACGAGACATTACAGGGAAAATTTTTTAATTTAATAAACGCCGCCTCGCGGATTTTGGTGGTTTCTCATCAGAGACCCGATGGCGATACTTTGGGGGCTAATTTTGCCCTCTGTTTATTTTTAGAATCCCTCAATAAAGTTTTTTCCTCTTTTTGTTTGCACCCTCTGCCGGCTCAATTTAATTTTTTGCCATTTTCTCACAAACTTAAAAATGATATCGAGATATTCGCCGGCGGCGCGGATTTGATTATTATTTTAGACAGCGGTGATTTGCGTTATGCCGGCATTGAGGAGCAGATTAAAAATTTAAAGACCAAGGCGGTGATTGTCAACATAGACCACCATCCGACCAATGAAAATTTTGGCGATTTGAACATTGTTAATCCCGGCGCTTCCTCTACCACCGAAATCTTGTTTTATTTATTTGAAGTCGGGAGAATTCCCATCAGTCGACCTATGGCCACTTGCTTGCTAACCGGTATTTTGACCGATACCAGCAATTTTTCCAATCCAGCCACAACTGCCGACTCCCTGAATGTGGCGGCGAAGCTCCTTTCCTCCGGAGTCATTTTGGGTGAAATTTTGCCCCACATTTTAAAAAATAAATCAGTCGCCGGTCTGAAAGTTTGGGGGGAAGTTTTATCCCGTCTTAAAATTACCGCTAACGGGCTAGCCGTCACTTTTGTCACCAGAAGGGATATTGAGGAAAATAGCATTGACGAAGAAGCGGTTTCCGGAATTTCCAATTTTTTAAATAATTTAAGCGGAGTTAAGGCCGCCATGTTTATTAAAGAGGAATTAGGCGGACAGTTAAGGATAAATTTAAGAACTTCCCATGACGACGTGGATGTTTCGCGTTTGGCGAAATTTTTTGGCGGAGGGGGGCACAAGAAGGCCGCCGGCTTTGCCATTAAAGGCAGTTTAAAAGAGAAAGATGATGGAGAATGGGAAATAGTTTAA
- a CDS encoding ribosome-binding factor A: MSLRQEKFNSFIQEELGRIINRDLEMPLGSLLTIVGADTAPDLKFVKVYVSVLPENYRGTVLAILRKNTKKLQQALNKKFRTKVFPKIQWAVDVTEEKAMAIEALLDKIKKEL; the protein is encoded by the coding sequence ATGTCATTACGCCAGGAAAAATTTAATTCTTTTATTCAAGAGGAGCTTGGCAGGATTATTAACCGTGATTTGGAAATGCCGCTGGGAAGCTTGCTCACTATTGTCGGGGCGGACACCGCCCCGGACCTTAAATTTGTGAAAGTTTACGTGAGCGTCCTGCCGGAAAACTATCGCGGCACGGTCTTGGCAATTTTGCGCAAAAATACCAAAAAATTACAGCAGGCGTTAAATAAAAAGTTTCGCACCAAAGTTTTTCCCAAAATTCAGTGGGCAGTTGATGTTACCGAGGAAAAGGCCATGGCCATAGAGGCCTTGCTTGACAAGATTAAGAAGGAGCTGTAA
- a CDS encoding AAA family ATPase has product MYLEKLEIQGFKSFAEKTMLEFRPPQKDGHFKYETTGIVGPNGSGKSNIADAVRWVLGEQSIKTIRGKKSVDVIFSGSDKKARLGFAEVHLYLNNADRQAPIEYQQLILGRRLYRNGESEYLINKNKARLQDILLLLAKSNMGQRTYSVIGQGMVDSVLLATPQERKELFDEAAGIKQYQIKRDQSLNKLEASEDNLLQAESLLLEIEPRMRSLTRQVRRLERRAEVEQELKDKQTSYYGSLWQEITKQYNKQKITLSAKEQEQQKNQEGVRAIQTKLNSLEKEETQSSAFIALQREYEKIIEEKNKLREQELLLKNKVELAKRMQDRLPEIMPLEEVIETLEQISGLQNKLLEKIRNAKDLVDLEAIKYQTAEITEKSNDLLEKLKNPQKTRGVKIDPALLANIEKISQQITALNSQIAEVQKKMTNFQKEEEQKKGRFFDLQREFQEKQMALNRITNEVNDIKIELARLETKREDLENEMKEELKDYETVISQSEKINTPTNREELWPEIQRLKHQLELIGGIDEETVQEYKETKERYDFLSQQSADLKKAINDLEKVIEELDETIKKQFDSAFNNINNEFEKFFRILFNGGKANLIKITEEEELKNKEEELKTLGENAENEAPATKVLQEKKRLRRRLATCSAIEIHATPPGKKLKGISMLSGGERALTSIALICAIIYHNPAPFVLLDEVDAALDESNSIRFAEILAMLSEKTQFIVITHNRYTMEKCGILYGVTMGDDGVSRLLSMKLEEAAQLSSK; this is encoded by the coding sequence GTGTATTTAGAAAAACTGGAAATCCAAGGATTCAAATCCTTCGCCGAAAAAACCATGTTGGAATTCAGGCCACCCCAAAAGGACGGCCATTTTAAATATGAAACCACGGGCATTGTCGGGCCTAATGGCTCGGGGAAATCCAACATCGCCGATGCGGTGCGCTGGGTGCTGGGCGAACAAAGCATCAAAACCATCCGCGGCAAAAAATCCGTGGATGTTATTTTTTCCGGTTCGGATAAAAAAGCGCGGCTGGGCTTTGCCGAAGTTCATCTCTATTTAAATAACGCCGACAGACAAGCGCCTATTGAGTATCAGCAATTAATTCTCGGCCGACGCCTTTACCGCAACGGGGAAAGCGAATATTTAATTAATAAAAATAAGGCTCGACTCCAAGATATTCTGCTTCTTTTGGCTAAATCCAACATGGGGCAGAGGACTTACAGCGTCATCGGGCAGGGCATGGTGGATTCCGTGCTTTTAGCCACGCCGCAGGAAAGAAAAGAACTTTTTGATGAAGCGGCGGGAATAAAACAATATCAAATCAAACGCGACCAGTCACTCAACAAACTTGAGGCTAGCGAAGATAATCTCCTGCAGGCCGAATCACTGCTGCTGGAAATCGAGCCGCGCATGCGTTCACTCACCCGTCAAGTCCGGCGTTTGGAACGGCGCGCGGAAGTGGAGCAGGAATTAAAAGACAAACAAACTTCTTACTACGGTTCTTTATGGCAGGAAATCACCAAACAGTATAACAAACAAAAAATTACGCTTTCGGCCAAAGAACAAGAACAACAAAAAAACCAGGAGGGAGTCCGGGCGATACAGACAAAACTAAATTCTCTGGAAAAAGAAGAAACGCAAAGCAGCGCCTTTATCGCGCTCCAACGGGAGTACGAAAAAATTATTGAAGAAAAAAATAAGCTGCGCGAACAGGAATTGCTATTAAAAAATAAAGTTGAACTGGCCAAAAGGATGCAAGACCGCCTGCCGGAAATAATGCCCTTAGAAGAAGTTATAGAAACCTTAGAACAAATTTCTGGACTGCAAAATAAGCTTCTGGAAAAAATCCGCAACGCCAAAGATTTGGTAGACCTGGAAGCCATAAAATATCAAACGGCGGAAATTACTGAGAAATCTAATGACTTGCTGGAAAAATTAAAAAATCCCCAAAAAACAAGGGGGGTAAAAATCGACCCGGCACTATTGGCAAATATAGAAAAAATCAGCCAACAAATAACCGCATTAAATTCCCAAATCGCCGAGGTGCAGAAAAAAATGACCAATTTCCAAAAGGAAGAGGAACAAAAGAAAGGAAGATTTTTCGACCTGCAGAGAGAATTTCAGGAAAAACAAATGGCCCTAAACCGCATTACGAACGAAGTCAACGATATTAAAATTGAACTGGCGCGGCTGGAAACCAAACGAGAAGATTTAGAAAATGAAATGAAAGAGGAATTAAAGGATTACGAAACCGTAATCAGCCAAAGTGAAAAAATAAATACGCCAACCAACCGTGAAGAATTGTGGCCGGAAATTCAAAGATTAAAACACCAGCTGGAGCTGATTGGTGGCATAGACGAAGAAACCGTCCAAGAATATAAAGAAACCAAGGAACGTTATGACTTTCTCTCCCAGCAATCCGCAGACCTTAAAAAAGCCATCAACGATTTGGAAAAAGTTATAGAAGAACTGGATGAAACTATTAAAAAACAATTTGATAGTGCTTTTAATAATATCAATAATGAATTTGAAAAATTCTTTCGCATACTTTTTAACGGCGGCAAAGCCAATTTAATTAAAATCACCGAGGAAGAAGAATTAAAAAACAAAGAGGAAGAGCTAAAAACGCTTGGAGAAAACGCGGAAAACGAAGCTCCCGCCACCAAAGTTCTTCAAGAAAAAAAACGTTTGCGGCGCCGGCTGGCCACCTGCTCGGCCATAGAAATCCACGCCACTCCCCCGGGCAAAAAATTAAAGGGCATCTCTATGCTCTCCGGCGGCGAACGCGCCCTGACTTCCATCGCTCTTATTTGCGCGATTATTTACCACAACCCCGCGCCGTTTGTTTTACTGGATGAAGTTGACGCCGCCCTTGATGAATCCAACTCCATCCGCTTCGCGGAAATTCTGGCCATGCTTTCCGAAAAAACACAATTTATCGTTATCACCCACAATCGTTACACCATGGAAAAATGCGGCATCCTTTACGGCGTGACCATGGGCGACGACGGCGTGTCCAGATTGCTTAGTATGAAACTGGAAGAAGCCGCCCAGCTGTCGTCAAAGTAA
- the rpsP gene encoding 30S ribosomal protein S16, with the protein MLSIRLSRVGKTKQPSYRLIVVEKSKDPFGTYLEQLGFYNPRTNPKTIQLNAERIKYWIGKGAQPSDTIHNLLVDAKIIDQSKVKTVNISKRRAEKLGLNKPKETPAAVPPAEAKPAPEAATAPAENTPPPENAAAPQEDIPPAGNIAKT; encoded by the coding sequence ATGTTATCTATCAGATTATCAAGAGTCGGAAAAACTAAACAACCAAGCTACCGCCTTATTGTGGTGGAAAAATCTAAGGACCCGTTTGGAACCTATTTGGAACAGCTGGGGTTTTACAACCCGCGAACCAACCCGAAAACTATTCAGTTAAACGCCGAGCGCATTAAATACTGGATAGGAAAAGGCGCCCAGCCGTCGGACACTATCCATAATTTGTTGGTAGACGCTAAAATTATAGACCAATCCAAAGTTAAAACCGTAAATATCAGCAAAAGGAGAGCGGAAAAATTAGGTCTTAATAAACCCAAGGAAACGCCAGCCGCTGTTCCACCGGCCGAGGCTAAACCGGCACCCGAGGCCGCAACCGCTCCGGCGGAAAATACTCCGCCCCCGGAAAATGCCGCCGCCCCGCAAGAAGATATTCCCCCAGCGGGAAATATCGCCAAAACGTAA
- a CDS encoding KH domain-containing protein has protein sequence MAVGDKEFLEYIVRSIVGHPDDVKIERTLDERGVLLSLSINPEDMGYVIGKQGQTARSIRTLLKIVGAKNDARVNLKILEPEGSTHQRSRDRDIDTSAVDDLKI, from the coding sequence ATGGCAGTAGGAGACAAAGAGTTTTTGGAGTACATCGTTAGGTCTATCGTCGGACATCCGGACGATGTGAAGATCGAACGTACGCTTGATGAAAGGGGAGTTTTACTCTCTTTGAGCATTAACCCGGAAGACATGGGTTATGTCATCGGCAAACAAGGTCAAACTGCTCGTTCCATCCGCACCCTTTTGAAAATTGTTGGTGCCAAGAATGATGCCAGGGTCAACCTCAAAATTCTCGAGCCCGAGGGTTCTACCCACCAGAGATCCAGAGACAGAGATATTGATACCTCCGCAGTTGACGATTTAAAAATCTAA
- the trmD gene encoding tRNA (guanosine(37)-N1)-methyltransferase TrmD, whose translation MKPKIQFDIITIFPHCLDSYAKESILRIAQKKGLIKINFHDLRDYTVDKHRTVDDKPYGGGPGMVMMAEPLHKAIKKMSSLDKKIREKRKEKIILLSPTGKTFDQKKAQGLAELKRIVFICGRYEGIDARVEKFIDEKISIGNYVLSGGELPAMVIAESVTRLIPGVLGRYESVKEESFSDGQNSEYPQYTRPEKFLKWPAPKILLSGNHQKIADWRKNKQKKKPR comes from the coding sequence ATGAAACCTAAAATTCAATTTGATATTATTACTATCTTTCCGCATTGCCTGGATTCTTATGCTAAAGAATCCATTCTTAGAATTGCCCAAAAGAAAGGGCTGATAAAAATTAATTTTCACGACTTGCGCGATTATACCGTAGATAAACACCGCACCGTTGACGATAAGCCCTATGGCGGCGGGCCGGGAATGGTAATGATGGCAGAGCCGCTGCATAAGGCCATTAAAAAAATGAGTTCGCTCGATAAAAAAATTCGGGAGAAAAGAAAAGAAAAAATAATTTTACTTTCACCGACTGGTAAAACTTTTGACCAGAAAAAAGCGCAGGGCTTGGCTGAACTTAAACGAATTGTTTTTATCTGCGGCCGCTATGAAGGAATTGACGCGCGCGTGGAAAAATTTATTGACGAAAAAATTTCCATCGGCAATTACGTGCTCTCCGGCGGCGAATTGCCAGCCATGGTCATTGCCGAATCGGTAACACGCCTCATCCCGGGAGTATTGGGCAGATACGAATCTGTCAAAGAAGAAAGTTTTTCTGATGGACAAAATTCGGAATATCCTCAATATACCCGTCCGGAAAAATTCTTAAAATGGCCGGCGCCAAAAATACTTCTCTCCGGCAATCATCAAAAAATCGCCGACTGGCGAAAAAATAAGCAAAAGAAAAAACCCCGTTAA
- a CDS encoding NUDIX domain-containing protein: MDNQPSVIKKYILESLEQLEPVDEQEIQDKKKIKNFLVLHPQNFYDIENYKGHVTVSGVIVCRDQLLLFKKNKSSPWGQLHNHCEEGEFPFATIKKILEEKTGITDLKPRFIDEEERPLPYQCEVYDIDVTPDIKTDPNHTHFDLLYLFDIKDKKAETELSGEAKWFPKNEAAKLNKRLRKVIMKLMGKIIM, translated from the coding sequence ATGGACAATCAACCGTCTGTTATAAAAAAATATATCCTGGAATCCCTGGAACAGCTTGAACCGGTGGACGAGCAGGAAATTCAGGATAAAAAGAAAATCAAAAATTTTTTGGTTTTGCATCCGCAAAATTTTTATGACATTGAAAATTATAAAGGCCACGTCACGGTAAGCGGTGTTATTGTCTGCCGCGACCAGCTATTGCTTTTTAAAAAAAATAAATCCTCTCCTTGGGGACAGCTTCATAATCATTGTGAGGAAGGAGAATTCCCCTTCGCCACCATAAAAAAAATACTGGAAGAAAAAACCGGAATAACCGACCTTAAACCAAGGTTTATAGATGAGGAGGAAAGACCGCTCCCCTATCAATGTGAAGTTTATGACATAGATGTCACACCGGACATTAAAACCGACCCCAATCATACTCATTTTGATTTGCTGTATCTTTTTGATATTAAAGACAAAAAAGCAGAAACGGAATTATCAGGAGAAGCGAAATGGTTTCCCAAAAACGAAGCGGCTAAACTAAACAAGCGCCTGCGGAAAGTGATTATGAAATTAATGGGGAAAATAATAATGTAA